One genomic window of Micropterus dolomieu isolate WLL.071019.BEF.003 ecotype Adirondacks linkage group LG14, ASM2129224v1, whole genome shotgun sequence includes the following:
- the LOC123983633 gene encoding inhibitory synaptic factor 2A — protein MVSKEGGKCMLTNSESDSEAAPLPSTSLALEVKYSLEANRQVRKRNKALQVRFKDICEAQNEQREAELQAAGKGGKPISYKVAYRKYMTVPARRSIPNVTKSTGVQTSPDLKKRYQTFPFERKKGHTFKHVAAVETYKGQNNGFVMEVKQSKAAEQGLDEEEEGACGGSGVRRTKALLHTNECIATVEQHTAPDGLCSDALLLSCSADTDCLADTQRGSRGGAQAEYQLCSVPSKARTGLQHREADTDRSTKRQLLNLEEGLSRTLPDRASKVTGPIAWNSLTQVECLDSPTVRSKRKKALQLNGLQSETLPRSSRGCTTQAQCHTGQLSARPLRGMEEPLSPCRGGEAGGALPDQTQEACKQIVPMNPDGDVKAQLQVMENLISSSQETIKVLLGVIQELEKGEAHREGLSYRTGQDTANCDTCRNSACIIYSVELDFKQQEDKLQPLMKRLCPSDDAHFAPLPYPQEAFTSTPKRKSKADSKKHARWKLWFL, from the exons ATGGTGAGCAAGGAGGGTGGCAAATGCATGCTCACCAACTCAGAGTCTGACTCGGAGGCAGCGCCCTTGCCCTCTACCTCACTGGCGCTGGAGGTGAAGTATTCCCTGGAAGCCAATCGACAGGTGAGGAAGAGAAACAAGGCCCTGCAAGTGCGTTTCAAGGATATCTGCGAGGCACAGAACGAGCAAAGGGAGGCGGAGTTGCAGGCAGCAGGGAAAGGTGGCAAGCCAATCTCATACAAAGTGGCGTACCGCAAGTACATGACCGTCCCTGCCCGTAGATCCATCCCAAACGTCACAAAGAGCACAGGTGTGCAGACGTCCCCTGACCTGAAGAAACGCTATCAGACCTTTCCCTTTGAGCGCAAGAAAGGCCACACCTTTAAACACGTGGCAGCTGTGGAAACTTATAAAGGTCAGAATAACGGTTTTGTCATGGAGGTGAAGCAGTCCAAGGCTGCTGAGCAGGGTttagatgaggaggaggagggagccTGCGGGGGGAGTGGAGTCCGGAGGACCAAGGCTCTGCTCCATACTAATGAGTGCATTGCCACAGTGGAGCAGCACACTGCACCTGATGGCCTGTGCTCTGACGCTCTGCTGCTCAGCTGCTCTGCTGACACAGACTGCcttgcagacacacagagaggaagcAGAGGCGGAGCACAGGCAGAGTACCAACTCTGCAGCGTCCCATCCAAAGCCAGGACAGGATTACAACACAGGGAGGCTGATACAGACCGCTCGACCAAGAGGCAGCTGCTTAATCTGGAGGAGGGCTTGTCCCGAACCCTGCCGGACAGGGCCTCCAAGGTTACTGGCCCCATTGCCTGGAACTCCCTTACGCAGGTGGAGTGCCTGGACAGTCCAACCGTGCGGAGCAAGCGGAAGAAAGCCCTGCAGCTCAACGGGCTGCAGAGTGAGACGCTACCACGTTCCAGCAGAGGCTGTACAACACAGGCACAGTGCCACACAGGACAGTTGTCTGCCCGGCCTCTACGGGGCATGGAGGAGCCTCTGTCACCCTGCAGAGGTGGTGAGGCTGGTGGAGCACTGCCCGACCAAACACAGGAGGCCTGTAAGCAAATAGTGCCTATGAATCCAGATGGGGATGTTAAAGCACAGCTCCAGGTCATGGAAAATCTCATCAGCTCCAGCCAAGAGACGATCAAGGTGCTGCTCGGGGTCATCCAGGAACTGGAGAAGGGGGAGGCCCACAGAGAAGG ACTCTCCTATCGAACCGGACAGGACACGGCTAACTGTGACACATGCCGGAACAGCGCATGCATTATTTACAG TGTGGAGCTGGACTTCAAGCAGCAGGAGGACAAGCTGCAGCCGCTGATGAAGAGGCTTTGCCCTTCAGACGACGCCCACTTCGCCCCCCTGCCTTACCCCCAGGAGGCCTTCACCTCCACCCCAAAACGCAAGTCCAAAGCAGACTCCAAGAAGCACGCTCGCTGGAAACTTTGGTTCCTGTGA